In the genome of Rhodoplanes sp. Z2-YC6860, one region contains:
- a CDS encoding carboxymuconolactone decarboxylase family protein — protein sequence MSDKKKELDPELQKFSDSYVEMFGHLPPLPSGRFAFSGEMNPEFLRDAERLRGKAFYNKTFDMKTTQLILFGMLLVEHNQIAAQAHASAARRAGATWEELHTVVELATATGALGPFNQGSALLNGMRDKEQGGS from the coding sequence ATGAGCGACAAGAAGAAGGAACTCGATCCGGAACTCCAGAAATTCAGCGACAGCTACGTCGAGATGTTCGGCCACTTGCCGCCGCTTCCGAGCGGGCGCTTTGCCTTCTCCGGCGAAATGAACCCGGAGTTTCTCCGCGACGCCGAGCGGCTGCGCGGCAAGGCGTTCTACAACAAGACCTTCGACATGAAGACCACGCAGCTCATCCTGTTCGGCATGCTGCTGGTCGAGCACAACCAGATCGCGGCACAGGCGCACGCCTCTGCGGCGCGCCGCGCCGGCGCGACGTGGGAGGAACTGCACACGGTGGTCGAACTCGCCACCGCCACCGGTGCGCTGGGGCCGTTCAACCAGGGCAGTGCGCTTCTTAATGGTATGCGCGACAAGGAGCAGGGAGGTTCGTGA
- a CDS encoding alpha/beta fold hydrolase, with translation MPTGLGCAAAGAVLGLIPVLASAADYPAPKDGTFIARDFRFHSGEVMPELKLHYTTIGAPSGEPVLMLHGTGSSATGLLTPAFAGELFGVGQPLDATKYFIILPDAIGAGQSSKPSDGLRARFPRYNYDDMVAAQHLLVTQGLGIKHLRLVIGNSMGGMHVWLWGSAYPQFMDALVPMASQPSEMASRNWMMRRLLVEAVRSDPDWNNGDYTTQPKALRLANAMFRVATSGGTLGYQKLAPTREQADKLAEETLAAPFTADANDFLYQWDSSRDYNASPGLPKIEAPLLAINAADDERNPPETGVMEREMKRFRNGRLYLIPASEDTRGHGTTGMAKFWKQQLQDFLQAVPRRAK, from the coding sequence ATGCCGACCGGCTTGGGTTGCGCCGCTGCCGGTGCGGTGTTGGGACTGATTCCGGTTTTGGCCTCTGCCGCGGATTATCCAGCGCCGAAGGACGGCACGTTCATCGCGCGCGATTTTCGCTTCCACAGCGGCGAGGTGATGCCCGAGCTGAAGCTGCACTACACCACCATCGGTGCGCCGAGCGGCGAGCCCGTGCTGATGCTGCATGGCACCGGAAGCTCAGCGACTGGCTTGCTCACGCCGGCCTTTGCCGGCGAATTGTTCGGGGTGGGCCAGCCGCTCGACGCCACGAAGTACTTCATCATTCTGCCGGACGCGATCGGCGCAGGACAATCGTCGAAGCCATCGGATGGGCTTCGGGCCAGGTTCCCGCGCTACAACTACGATGACATGGTCGCGGCGCAGCACCTTCTCGTGACGCAAGGCCTCGGCATCAAACACCTGCGCCTGGTCATCGGAAATTCGATGGGCGGAATGCATGTCTGGCTGTGGGGCTCAGCCTATCCGCAGTTCATGGATGCGCTGGTGCCGATGGCGTCGCAGCCGTCCGAGATGGCAAGCCGCAACTGGATGATGCGGCGGCTCCTCGTCGAAGCGGTGCGAAGCGACCCCGATTGGAACAACGGCGATTACACCACACAGCCGAAGGCGCTACGGCTTGCCAACGCGATGTTCCGCGTCGCGACCAGCGGCGGCACGCTGGGCTACCAGAAACTCGCGCCGACGCGCGAGCAGGCCGACAAGCTCGCCGAGGAGACGCTAGCGGCGCCGTTCACGGCCGACGCCAACGACTTCCTGTACCAATGGGACTCGTCGCGTGACTACAACGCCTCGCCTGGGCTTCCGAAGATCGAGGCGCCGCTGCTGGCGATCAACGCGGCCGACGATGAGCGCAATCCGCCCGAGACGGGGGTGATGGAGCGCGAAATGAAGCGCTTCAGGAACGGCCGGCTTTATCTGATCCCGGCGAGCGAAGACACCCGTGGCCACGGCACCACCGGCATGGCGAAGTTCTGGAAGCAGCAGCTTCAGGATTTCCTTCAGGCAGTGCCGCGCCGAGCGAAGTGA
- a CDS encoding NAD(P)-binding protein, with protein sequence MRRIAVVGAGLGGLAAAIALRRQGFEVQVY encoded by the coding sequence GTGCGTCGGATTGCGGTGGTCGGCGCCGGCCTCGGCGGGCTGGCGGCGGCCATCGCGCTTCGCCGTCAGGGCTTCGAGGTGCAGGTTTACTAG